The proteins below are encoded in one region of Mauremys reevesii isolate NIE-2019 linkage group 15, ASM1616193v1, whole genome shotgun sequence:
- the LOC120382905 gene encoding zinc finger protein 501-like, with protein sequence MATSANEEANLLWGSPESAEAEKAEGHICPREASESQGGWEKEEEGNLPGGREDKSFLQGGDVRQLWVQQREGEGFIESAQPDAQWSTHKAEKCHQCPDCGKSFNRSSTLSAHLRIHTEERPYICPDCGRGFTQLAHLTQHQGTHSGEEPYRCADCGKGFGVSSRLVAHQRSHTGERPYKCPECGKSFRVSSVLVVHQRIHSGERPYKCIDCGKSFNVSSNLIKHQRIHTGQKPYKCTECERSFNESSALIAHQRLHKGERPYKCPDCGKSFNVSSNLLEHQGTHRGQKPYKCLECGKGFARSAHLSQHSRTHTGERPYKCAECGKGFAVRSHLAQHCRVHTGERPYKCADCGKGFTARSSLTTHRRTHTGERPYKCPECGKSFNQNSHLAQHWRTHSGERPYHCPDCGRSFGDSSALIKHQRIHLQEKAR encoded by the coding sequence ATGGCAACAAGTGCGAACGAGGAGGCaaacctgctgtggggaagccCTGAGTCAGCAGAAGCCGAGAAAGCAGAGGGGCACATTTGCCCGAGAGAAGCCAGTGAGAGTCAGGGTGGGtgggagaaagaggaggaaggaaatCTTCCAGGGGGGAGAGAGGATAAATCTTTTCTCCAAGGAGGAGATGTAAGGCAACTCTGGGTGCagcagagagaaggggaaggattCATTGAGAGTGCCCAACCTGATGcccagtggagcacccacaaggcAGAGAAATGCCACCAGTGccctgactgtgggaaaagcttcaaccggAGCTCGACCCTTAGTGCCCACCTGAGGATCCACACTGAGGAGCGCCCCTACATATGCCCTGACTGTGGGAGAGGCTTCACCCAGCTGGCTCACCTGACTCAGCATCAGGGGACACACTCAGGAGAGGAACCCTATCGCTGCGCCGACTGCGGGAAGGGCTTTGGGGTCAGCTCCCGCCTGGTGGCACATCAGAGGAGCCACACGGGCGAGCGCCCCTACAAATGCCCCGAATGCGGAAAGAGCTTCCGGGTCAGTTCAGTCTTGGTGGTGCATCAGCGAATCCACTccggagagagaccctataaatgcatCGATTGCGGGAAGAGCTTTAATGTCAGCTCCAACCTCATtaaacatcagaggatccacacagggcagaagccctacAAATGCACTGAGTGTGAGAGGAGCTTTAATGAGAGCTCAGCCCTGATTGCCCACCAGCGGCTGCACAAAGGGGAGCGACCCTACAAATGCCCtgactgcgggaaaagcttcaatgtcagctccaacctcCTGGAGCATCAGGGCACCCACAGGGGCCAGAAACCCTACAAATGCCTCGAATGTGGGAAAGGATTCGCCCGCAGTGCTCACCTCTCACAGCACAGCCGGACTCACACAGGTGAGCGACCCTACAAATGTGCCGAGTGTGGGAAAGGATTTGCTGTGAGGTCCCATCTGGCCCAGCACTGCCGGGTCCACACCGGGGAGAGACCCTACAAGTGTGCTGACTGCGGGAAGGGCTTCACGGCCCGTTCGTCCCTGACCACCCATCGCCGGACTCATACAGGAGAGCGACCTTATAAATGccccgagtgtgggaaaagcttcaatcagaactcacACCTGGCTCAGCACTGGAGAACCCACTCGGGAGAACGACCCTATCACTGCCCTGACTGCGGGAGAAGCTTTGGGGACAGCTCTGCCCTCATTAAGCATCAGAGGATCCACCTGCAAGAGAAAGCTCGTTAA